From the Candidatus Dormiibacterota bacterium genome, one window contains:
- a CDS encoding glycosyltransferase family 2 protein: MSGGGATDLSVIVVNWNTCRLLEACLQSVDAARHDLAVEVFVVDNGSTDGSVDLVRQRFRAVELIANASNRGFAAANNQAVGRARGRYLLLLNSDAAVETDALRTLVAYADEHPEAGVIGPKLLNPDGTLQPSGGRFPTPASAVASLLGLNRLTGRPRYGTQRDYSKPADVDEVSGAAMLIRRGVIDQIGGLDEGFAWGYEDVDFCLRARRAGWRVTYVPAARVVHQWGASQRLAPAPTILKAIAGRRRYFEKHYGRLTASLIMVATFVSHLARLVIFAVGGLRSRVLHERAQTELAVLRNFPSGNFPSPSGGGQDGGA, translated from the coding sequence ACGGACCTGAGCGTGATCGTTGTCAACTGGAACACCTGCCGGCTGCTCGAGGCCTGCCTGCAATCCGTCGACGCGGCTCGGCACGACCTGGCGGTCGAGGTGTTCGTGGTCGACAACGGTTCGACGGATGGGAGCGTTGATCTCGTACGGCAGCGCTTCCGGGCCGTCGAGCTCATCGCCAATGCCAGCAATCGCGGCTTTGCCGCGGCCAACAACCAGGCGGTCGGACGAGCGCGTGGCCGCTACCTACTCCTGCTGAACTCCGACGCCGCCGTCGAGACGGACGCCTTGCGGACGCTGGTGGCGTATGCCGATGAGCATCCGGAGGCGGGCGTGATTGGACCCAAATTGCTGAATCCCGATGGGACCCTCCAGCCCTCGGGCGGCCGTTTTCCAACGCCGGCGTCGGCCGTGGCGTCACTGCTCGGACTCAATCGGCTGACCGGCCGGCCTCGCTACGGGACGCAGCGCGATTACTCCAAACCGGCCGATGTCGATGAGGTCTCCGGGGCCGCGATGCTGATTCGCCGCGGCGTCATCGACCAGATCGGCGGCCTCGACGAAGGCTTCGCCTGGGGCTACGAAGACGTCGACTTTTGCCTGCGGGCCCGCCGGGCCGGTTGGCGGGTGACCTACGTCCCGGCGGCTCGCGTCGTCCACCAGTGGGGAGCCAGCCAGCGGCTGGCGCCGGCACCCACCATCCTGAAGGCGATCGCCGGCCGCCGGCGCTATTTCGAGAAGCACTACGGGCGTTTGACGGCCAGCCTGATCATGGTGGCGACATTCGTGTCGCATCTGGCGCGCCTGGTGATTTTTGCGGTCGGCGGCCTCCGCAGCCGCGTCCTTCACGAGCGAGCGCAGACGGAGCTGGCCGTCCTGCGCAATTTCCCATCCGGAAATTTCCCCTCCCCCTCTGGGGGAGGGCAGGATGGGGGCGCGTGA
- a CDS encoding O-antigen ligase family protein → MILTVVVFAIETIRQRSRLEWRTPFTWPAALLLLAGAISVVVAPSRRDALGLYRAYFVEPIAFFFVLGMVVREARRAFLMLAGLGVATLVVGLANALVVIQAILAHRLDLAGTPPVVIYQTQNAVALFLLPVIAVAASILAYGRERSARLASAAYLVLAVPSFLLTLSRGGYLALLGVGVGLALASRRRRLLLATAVGVTIIFALIPPITSRLAHEINPADGNNTLVGRSYLWRATLQMLQHYPVTGVGLAGFETRLGPYWNATHIDRFIYPHNIVLNFWSATGLLGLAAFGWLLYAAFRASWRGWRTGAWPWRAMHFGVLLALVGIVIHGLVDVPYFKNDLSLEFWVLLGVTWAGLRWGSPTGRESAPDTG, encoded by the coding sequence GTGATCTTGACCGTCGTGGTCTTCGCGATCGAGACCATCCGGCAGCGCTCGCGGCTCGAATGGCGCACCCCGTTCACCTGGCCGGCCGCGCTATTGCTCCTGGCCGGGGCGATCTCGGTCGTGGTCGCCCCCAGTCGCCGGGACGCGCTCGGCCTTTACCGGGCCTATTTCGTCGAGCCGATCGCGTTTTTCTTCGTCCTCGGAATGGTGGTGCGCGAGGCCAGGCGAGCGTTCCTGATGCTGGCCGGCCTCGGCGTCGCCACGCTGGTCGTGGGCCTCGCGAATGCCCTCGTCGTCATCCAGGCCATCCTGGCGCACCGGTTGGACCTGGCCGGGACGCCGCCGGTTGTGATCTATCAGACCCAAAACGCGGTTGCGCTCTTCCTGCTGCCGGTCATCGCCGTCGCCGCCAGCATCCTGGCCTACGGTCGGGAGCGGAGCGCGCGTTTAGCCAGTGCCGCGTACCTGGTGCTGGCCGTGCCATCTTTCTTGTTGACGTTATCGCGCGGCGGATACCTGGCGCTGCTCGGCGTCGGGGTGGGACTTGCGCTTGCGAGCCGCCGGCGGCGGCTCCTGCTGGCGACCGCCGTGGGGGTCACCATCATCTTTGCGCTGATCCCACCGATAACGAGCCGCCTCGCGCACGAGATCAATCCGGCAGACGGAAACAACACGTTGGTCGGCCGTTCCTATCTCTGGCGTGCCACCCTGCAGATGCTGCAGCACTATCCCGTCACCGGCGTTGGACTGGCGGGTTTCGAGACGCGCCTGGGGCCCTACTGGAACGCGACGCATATCGACCGTTTTATCTATCCGCACAACATCGTGCTGAACTTCTGGAGCGCGACCGGCCTCCTCGGCCTGGCGGCGTTCGGCTGGCTTCTCTATGCGGCATTCCGTGCCAGCTGGCGCGGCTGGAGGACCGGCGCCTGGCCGTGGCGCGCGATGCATTTCGGCGTCCTGCTGGCCCTCGTCGGCATCGTGATTCACGGCCTGGTCGACGTGCCCTATTTCAAGAACGATCTGAGCCTGGAATTCTGGGTGCTGCTGGGGGTTACCTGGGCGGGGCTCCGCTGGGGGTCTCCGACCGGGCGGGAATCAGCTCCCGATACAGGTTGA
- a CDS encoding hemolysin family protein has translation MDTTAWLELIIIVIALVLAGLAASAETSLTSISRVRLRQLVEQKVPQAIVIERLHRNPNAYLSTILIVNTVAIIVASSTATLLALHLYHERVAEWAVSIVLSLVVLVACEITPKTLALQRAEKVALRMARLVAWATWVMRPIVFVLTAVTRLILRIMGARAQVRGPFVTEEELKMLVSVGEEEGVLEEEEREMIHGIFEMGDMRVREVMVPRTDLVAIEANEPVEKAVELVTKHGHTRIPVYEGNLDHIVGVLYAKDLLRAVVRGEKKSLREIARKPYFTPESNKVQDVLRDLRKNRVHMAIVVDEYGGTAGAVTIEDILEEIVGPIQDEYDIGEEDEIQFISPNEVVLDGRVSVDDVNELLKLNIAADDYDTIGGYVLNQLGAAPKVGATLKLGNADLRVEAVQGTRIKKVRIKSQTPFQIPEPSQDEPTLSSTPETARGRESTREP, from the coding sequence TTGGACACCACGGCCTGGCTCGAGCTCATCATCATCGTCATCGCGCTCGTCCTGGCGGGGCTGGCCGCCTCGGCCGAGACGTCGCTCACGTCCATCTCACGGGTGCGGCTGCGGCAGCTCGTTGAACAGAAGGTCCCGCAGGCGATCGTGATCGAACGCTTGCATCGGAATCCGAACGCTTACCTATCGACCATCTTGATCGTCAACACGGTGGCGATCATCGTGGCCTCGTCGACAGCGACGCTTCTGGCCTTGCATCTCTATCACGAACGTGTCGCCGAGTGGGCGGTCAGCATCGTGCTGTCGCTGGTGGTGCTCGTCGCCTGCGAGATCACGCCCAAAACCCTGGCACTGCAGCGCGCCGAAAAGGTGGCACTGCGCATGGCCCGGCTGGTCGCCTGGGCGACCTGGGTGATGCGGCCCATCGTGTTCGTCCTCACGGCGGTTACCCGATTGATCCTGCGGATCATGGGCGCCAGAGCCCAGGTGCGAGGCCCGTTCGTCACCGAAGAAGAATTGAAAATGCTGGTCTCCGTGGGCGAAGAAGAGGGCGTCCTCGAAGAAGAAGAGCGCGAGATGATCCACGGCATCTTCGAGATGGGCGACATGCGCGTCCGCGAAGTCATGGTGCCGCGCACCGACCTCGTCGCCATCGAAGCCAACGAGCCGGTGGAGAAGGCCGTCGAGCTGGTCACCAAGCACGGCCATACCAGGATCCCCGTTTACGAGGGCAACCTGGACCACATCGTCGGCGTCCTCTACGCCAAGGACTTGCTTCGGGCGGTGGTGCGCGGCGAGAAGAAATCCCTGCGTGAGATCGCCCGCAAGCCCTACTTCACCCCGGAATCGAACAAAGTCCAGGACGTGCTGCGCGACCTGCGCAAGAATCGCGTCCATATGGCGATCGTCGTCGATGAGTACGGTGGCACCGCGGGGGCGGTCACGATCGAAGATATTCTGGAAGAGATCGTCGGGCCGATCCAGGACGAGTACGACATCGGCGAAGAGGACGAGATTCAATTTATCTCGCCCAACGAGGTCGTGCTGGACGGGCGCGTCAGCGTCGATGACGTCAACGAGCTCTTGAAACTCAACATCGCCGCTGACGACTACGACACGATCGGCGGGTACGTCTTGAACCAATTGGGGGCCGCCCCCAAAGTCGGCGCCACGCTCAAGCTTGGCAATGCCGACCTTCGTGTCGAGGCCGTCCAGGGCACGCGGATCAAGAAAGTGCGGATCAAGAGCCAGACGCCGTTCCAGATCCCTGAGCCGTCACAGGACGAGCCGACACTGTCGAGCACGCCGGAAACCGCCCGCGGACGCGAGTCGACACGGGAGCCCTAG
- the glmU gene encoding bifunctional UDP-N-acetylglucosamine diphosphorylase/glucosamine-1-phosphate N-acetyltransferase GlmU: protein MRANASAGSKRPVSSEPRVTVVVLAAGKGVRMNSRLPKVLHSVAGRPMLLWSMAAARALDPERTLVVTNPTHDGIQAALNGDVQTVSQAKQLGTGHALAQVTAAHRTSGPVVVLYADAPLLRGETLRALLAEHEKSHATVTLLTANLEHPTGYGRIVRARNGVFRDIVEEKDATDQQKEIREVNSGVYVFNGRELWPALLKLENNNRAGEYYLTDIVRLIKGKVHTLPVDDGDEILGINDRRQLAQAERVMRQRILDGLMTSGVTITDPATTFIDADVQVGRDTVVLPFSFISGESSIGADCIIGPFAQIRDSIIGDSCRIERAHLEKATLAQNVHVGPFSRLRTGSVLDEGVRVGTHAEIKNSHIGAGTAIAHFSAVLDSDVGAGANIGAGTITANFDGVDKHRTEIGDRAQVGSDTILVAPVRVGDDAYTAAGSVITADVPAGSLAIERSEQKVVPGWTERRRGRRKREVPT from the coding sequence ATGCGCGCCAACGCTTCCGCGGGGTCCAAACGGCCCGTTTCGTCGGAGCCGCGCGTAACCGTAGTCGTCCTGGCCGCCGGCAAGGGCGTGCGGATGAACTCCAGGCTTCCGAAAGTGCTGCATTCCGTTGCAGGCCGGCCGATGCTGCTCTGGTCGATGGCGGCGGCCCGTGCGCTCGATCCGGAGCGGACGCTGGTCGTGACGAACCCCACGCATGACGGCATCCAGGCAGCGCTCAACGGCGACGTCCAGACGGTCAGCCAGGCCAAGCAGCTCGGCACCGGGCATGCGCTCGCGCAAGTTACGGCGGCGCACCGGACGTCAGGTCCTGTCGTCGTGCTTTATGCCGACGCGCCGCTGCTTCGCGGCGAGACGCTTCGCGCCTTGCTCGCCGAGCACGAAAAATCCCACGCAACCGTCACCCTGCTGACAGCCAATCTGGAACATCCCACGGGCTATGGCCGGATCGTCCGGGCGCGCAACGGTGTCTTCCGGGACATCGTCGAAGAAAAAGACGCCACGGACCAGCAAAAAGAGATTCGCGAAGTCAACTCCGGCGTGTATGTCTTCAATGGCCGCGAGCTCTGGCCGGCGCTGCTCAAGCTCGAAAACAACAATCGAGCCGGCGAGTATTACCTCACGGACATCGTGCGCTTGATCAAAGGCAAGGTGCATACGCTGCCCGTTGACGACGGCGACGAGATCCTGGGCATCAACGATCGCCGCCAGCTGGCCCAGGCCGAGCGCGTGATGCGCCAGAGAATCCTGGACGGCTTGATGACGAGTGGCGTCACGATCACGGACCCGGCGACGACGTTTATCGACGCCGATGTCCAGGTCGGCCGCGACACGGTCGTGCTGCCCTTCAGCTTTATCTCGGGCGAATCGAGCATCGGCGCGGACTGCATCATCGGGCCGTTCGCGCAGATCCGCGACTCGATCATCGGGGACTCCTGCCGGATCGAGCGAGCCCACCTGGAGAAAGCGACCCTGGCGCAAAACGTCCATGTTGGGCCCTTCAGCCGGCTGCGCACTGGCAGCGTACTGGACGAGGGCGTCCGCGTCGGGACTCACGCGGAGATCAAGAACTCGCACATCGGCGCGGGGACGGCCATTGCGCATTTCAGTGCCGTGCTGGACAGCGACGTCGGCGCCGGCGCGAACATCGGCGCCGGGACCATCACGGCGAATTTTGACGGCGTCGACAAGCACCGGACCGAGATCGGCGACCGCGCGCAGGTCGGGAGCGATACGATTCTGGTAGCGCCGGTGCGTGTCGGCGACGACGCCTACACGGCGGCAGGATCGGTGATCACGGCAGACGTGCCGGCGGGGAGTCTGGCGATCGAGCGTTCCGAACAGAAGGTCGTTCCGGGCTGGACAGAACGGCGTCGGGGACGGCGCAAACGGGAGGTTCCGACATAG
- a CDS encoding O-antigen ligase family protein: MAPPRLAAVERWFLRAGVFLLPLAYWWDTYDRYVLPKLLVARVLVIGLVIFFLARVIATGSLTIRRTPLDLPLLAFVLSAVLSTGFAYNQNVAVFGTYARYDGLLTILTYAGLFWLTVQTLAGPGDARALFRVLLASGYLVAAIAILQSVTDSIGQGGIVPAFGTLGQQNVLGAFLALLCPLAFRELLQSDTWSKRVVALNLLAVLGAGLILTLSRSAWLGTAVAVLVLIVASPRLILRPRAVAALIVLVVLVTAGLSLAGRLPLEPQIQARAMTVFDVSAWGPRPAIWRDSIRLIESRPLFGYGPDNVGLVYPRFQATNLGRSQVDKAHAESLQVAATQGLVGLAAYALVLAAFVHAFWKGRRREGAVAIFAAWVAYQVTLQLNFSALAASLPFWIFAAAAMESWGATRTAHSITLGRERSMAGAIAIAALAALALVATVFPYLADSHLRVAVTADIEGRSDLARGAAAQARDLAPREGVYAVEVGNIAFERTDWASAAQAYGDAAQLGTYNPLVYRNLALADLNLGRFTQARAAAAKAVELDRFDPANRALLAQFGAGP, encoded by the coding sequence GTGGCGCCGCCGCGGCTTGCCGCCGTCGAACGCTGGTTCCTTCGCGCCGGCGTGTTCCTGCTCCCCCTCGCCTACTGGTGGGATACCTACGACCGCTACGTCCTGCCCAAGCTGCTGGTCGCCCGCGTGCTCGTCATCGGTCTCGTAATTTTCTTTCTGGCCCGCGTCATCGCCACTGGATCGCTGACGATCAGGCGGACACCGCTCGACCTGCCGCTACTTGCGTTTGTTCTCTCGGCGGTGCTATCAACCGGCTTCGCCTACAACCAGAACGTCGCGGTGTTCGGCACCTATGCACGCTACGATGGCCTGCTCACGATCCTGACGTATGCCGGGCTGTTCTGGCTGACCGTACAAACCCTGGCCGGTCCGGGAGATGCGCGCGCCCTGTTCCGCGTGCTCCTCGCAAGCGGATACCTGGTTGCCGCCATCGCGATCTTGCAATCCGTTACGGACTCGATCGGGCAGGGAGGCATCGTGCCGGCCTTCGGAACGCTGGGCCAACAGAACGTCCTCGGCGCATTTCTCGCACTGCTCTGCCCGCTGGCGTTCCGCGAGCTGCTCCAGTCGGATACATGGAGCAAGCGGGTCGTCGCCCTCAACCTGCTCGCAGTGCTGGGCGCGGGATTGATCCTGACATTGAGCAGGAGCGCGTGGCTGGGAACGGCCGTCGCCGTGCTCGTCCTCATCGTCGCCAGCCCGCGCCTGATACTCCGACCCCGCGCGGTCGCCGCGCTGATCGTGCTCGTCGTCCTCGTCACGGCCGGCCTCAGCCTCGCCGGTCGCCTGCCGCTCGAGCCGCAGATCCAGGCGAGGGCCATGACGGTCTTCGACGTGAGTGCGTGGGGCCCGAGGCCAGCCATCTGGCGCGACAGCATTCGACTGATCGAGAGCCGCCCCCTATTCGGCTATGGGCCGGACAACGTCGGACTGGTCTATCCACGCTTCCAGGCAACCAACCTGGGGCGGTCGCAGGTGGACAAAGCGCATGCCGAGTCACTGCAGGTCGCGGCGACCCAGGGACTGGTCGGTCTGGCCGCCTACGCGCTCGTGCTTGCCGCCTTTGTCCACGCGTTCTGGAAAGGACGCCGGCGAGAAGGAGCCGTCGCGATCTTCGCCGCATGGGTCGCCTATCAGGTCACGCTCCAGCTCAATTTCTCGGCGCTCGCCGCCTCGTTGCCCTTCTGGATCTTTGCCGCCGCGGCCATGGAATCGTGGGGCGCAACGCGAACGGCGCACTCCATCACCCTGGGACGGGAAAGATCGATGGCCGGCGCGATCGCCATCGCGGCGCTGGCGGCACTGGCGCTCGTCGCGACCGTGTTTCCCTACCTCGCCGATTCGCATCTTCGCGTGGCGGTTACGGCAGATATCGAGGGCCGCAGCGACCTCGCCCGAGGGGCCGCCGCGCAGGCGAGGGACCTGGCGCCGCGGGAGGGTGTCTATGCGGTCGAGGTCGGCAACATCGCCTTCGAGCGCACGGACTGGGCGAGCGCCGCGCAGGCCTATGGCGACGCCGCGCAGCTCGGAACCTACAATCCGCTCGTGTACCGAAACCTCGCCCTGGCCGATCTCAACCTCGGGCGCTTCACGCAGGCGCGAGCCGCGGCAGCGAAGGCCGTCGAATTGGATCGCTTCGACCCCGCGAACCGAGCACTGCTCGCCCAATTCGGGGCGGGGCCGTAA
- a CDS encoding glycosyltransferase produces the protein MKLVLVSGSLPAVRCGIGEYTARLASQLALSPGITVQVLTTKNALVRPEAVAPAQVVRLVPGWSLPSVIRWARLIHRLAPDVVHIQYPAVGYERSLGVLFLPLAVRWLARVPVVLTIHERSERRWHGRLATDFMALTSSRIVVPDPIEAEALRGRLRIFGTRVDVTQMISTIPINGDADRAAFRARLGLAPGELLLGTFGLIHPRRRLEDIIDSLVALRRSTASHLLIVGGEADYDAQRAREYTEVLKRKIGDLGLSGSVTWLGYASSAEVSEALQACEVAALLYREGASQRNTTLEAVLEHRLPVVTTDGPATSDSLRATPNITFVRAGAYTPADLARAILSAARTGWADAGQRPAGSRLSQQVEAHVNLYRELIPARSETPSGAPPR, from the coding sequence GTGAAACTCGTGTTGGTGAGCGGATCGCTCCCCGCGGTCCGCTGCGGCATCGGCGAGTACACGGCCCGCCTGGCATCGCAGCTGGCACTCTCCCCCGGGATCACCGTGCAGGTCCTCACGACGAAAAATGCGCTCGTTCGACCCGAGGCGGTTGCCCCGGCTCAAGTCGTGCGGCTCGTCCCAGGCTGGTCATTGCCGTCCGTTATCAGGTGGGCCCGGCTGATCCACCGGCTCGCGCCGGACGTCGTCCACATCCAGTATCCGGCCGTCGGATATGAGCGAAGTCTGGGCGTCCTGTTTCTGCCGTTGGCGGTGCGCTGGCTGGCGCGGGTGCCGGTCGTGCTCACGATTCACGAGCGCAGCGAACGCCGCTGGCACGGACGGCTGGCGACGGATTTCATGGCGCTAACGTCGAGCCGCATCGTCGTCCCTGATCCGATCGAAGCCGAGGCGCTGCGCGGCCGGCTTCGTATTTTTGGAACGCGCGTCGATGTCACGCAGATGATCTCGACGATTCCCATCAACGGCGACGCGGATCGGGCGGCGTTTCGGGCTCGGCTCGGGCTTGCTCCGGGCGAGCTCCTGCTGGGGACCTTCGGCCTGATTCACCCGCGCCGCCGGCTCGAAGACATCATCGATAGCCTGGTGGCGTTGCGGCGCTCGACGGCCAGCCACCTGCTCATCGTCGGCGGCGAGGCCGACTACGACGCCCAGCGAGCTCGCGAATATACCGAGGTGCTGAAAAGAAAGATCGGCGACCTCGGCTTATCAGGTTCCGTGACGTGGCTCGGCTACGCCAGCTCCGCGGAAGTCTCCGAAGCGCTTCAAGCGTGCGAGGTTGCCGCCCTTCTCTACCGCGAAGGCGCGTCGCAACGAAACACGACGCTGGAAGCAGTGCTCGAGCACCGGCTGCCGGTGGTGACGACGGACGGGCCCGCGACGTCGGATTCGCTTCGCGCGACGCCGAATATTACCTTCGTCAGGGCCGGCGCCTATACGCCGGCGGACCTGGCACGGGCGATCCTATCGGCCGCTCGCACCGGCTGGGCCGACGCCGGTCAGCGCCCCGCCGGCTCGCGACTGTCCCAACAGGTCGAGGCGCACGTCAACCTGTATCGGGAGCTGATTCCCGCCCGGTCGGAGACCCCCAGCGGAGCCCCGCCCAGGTAA
- a CDS encoding ribose-phosphate pyrophosphokinase, producing MRPQAPEGAPRQPGALKLLSGDANPELARKIAEALHEPLDDMRITRFADGEIDVKIAHSVRGADVFLIQPTCQPVSENYMQLFIILDALRRASAGRITAVIPYYGYARKEKKTQARDPISAKLMADIITLAGANRVIALDLHADAIQGFFDIPVDHLTAEKLLVEYIRKLHLPNAVIVSPDVGGAKRVGDVARLLDLPIAFVYKRRPKDDVVSEQRVVGDVDGMDAVVVDDLISTGGTLVGVSHALRAEGATSVRVLATHGVLAGDAVAKLVDSPIEEIVITDSVPLPPEKQHAKIKVLSVAPLLAEAILRVHEDRSVSELFK from the coding sequence TTGCGACCGCAGGCGCCCGAGGGTGCGCCCCGGCAGCCGGGCGCGCTCAAGCTGCTCTCCGGCGACGCCAATCCTGAGCTCGCTCGGAAGATCGCCGAGGCGCTGCACGAGCCCCTCGATGACATGCGCATCACGCGCTTCGCCGATGGCGAGATCGACGTCAAGATCGCCCACAGCGTCCGCGGCGCTGACGTCTTCCTGATTCAGCCGACCTGCCAGCCGGTGTCGGAGAACTACATGCAGCTTTTCATCATTCTCGACGCCCTGCGTCGGGCCTCGGCCGGTCGGATCACGGCCGTCATTCCCTACTACGGCTATGCCCGAAAAGAAAAAAAGACCCAGGCGCGGGATCCAATCTCGGCCAAGCTGATGGCCGACATCATCACGCTCGCCGGGGCGAACCGCGTCATTGCGCTGGACCTCCATGCCGACGCCATCCAGGGCTTTTTCGATATCCCGGTTGATCACCTGACGGCCGAAAAGCTCCTGGTCGAATACATTCGCAAGCTGCATTTGCCAAACGCCGTGATCGTGTCTCCTGACGTTGGCGGCGCCAAGCGCGTCGGGGACGTCGCGCGGCTGCTGGATCTGCCGATCGCCTTTGTCTATAAGCGGCGTCCAAAAGACGACGTCGTCAGTGAGCAGCGCGTCGTCGGCGACGTCGACGGCATGGACGCCGTCGTCGTCGATGACTTGATCTCGACCGGCGGCACGCTGGTCGGCGTCTCGCATGCGCTGCGCGCCGAGGGCGCGACCAGCGTTCGGGTCCTTGCCACCCACGGCGTGCTCGCCGGTGACGCCGTCGCCAAGCTCGTCGACTCGCCCATCGAAGAAATCGTGATCACCGACTCGGTTCCACTGCCGCCAGAGAAGCAGCACGCCAAGATCAAGGTACTTTCCGTCGCGCCATTGCTCGCCGAGGCGATCCTCCGGGTCCACGAGGATCGTTCCGTCAGCGAGCTCTTCAAGTAG